One genomic region from Alteromonas pelagimontana encodes:
- the polA gene encoding DNA polymerase I → MSNNQNPPFILVDGSSYLFRAFHGLPPLTNSKGQDTGAIYGVINMLRSLIKQYHPSHIAVVFDAKGKTFRDEIYKEYKANRPQMPDELRSQIEPLHNIIRAMGLPIIIEDGVEADDVIGTLAHAATAKGIDTLISTGDKDMAQLVNKHVMLINTMTNQLLDVEGVKEKFGIPPELVVDFLALKGDKVDNIPGVPGVGDKSAQALLNGIGGIDAIYKNLDKIADLGFRGSKTLAVKMQEYEEQARISYTLATISLDVKLEYTPETLTPTQPDNDALKHLFAEYEFKRWHSEIASEVAADASAKESSGAVAPDTAPVSDISADNYETIFSEADFDRWLEKLKAAPLIAFDTETTSLDYMEAQLVGVSFCTAPGEAAYVPVAHDYPDAPEQLNRDWVLAKLKPLLEDENIKKVGQHIKYDKNVLANYDITLRGIAFDTMLESYVLNSTATRHDMDSLALAYLSHKTIHFEEIAGKGAKQLTFNQIALEEAAPYAAEDADITFRLHQILWEKLRKEEKLKTILVDIEVPLSSVLSRMEQSGVLIDSQQLKQQSQTLAKRIIELEKAVHEQAGETFNLGSTKQLQQILFEKLAIPVLKKTPKGAPSTSEEVLQELALEYPIPKMIMDYRGMTKLKSTYTDKLPKMINHRTGRVHTSYHQAVTATGRLSSTDPNLQNIPIRTEEGRRVRQAFVPREGYKIVAADYSQIELRIMAHLSQDKGLLSAFSEGKDIHKATAAEVFGVALEDVTSDQRRSAKAINFGLIYGMSAFGLSRQLAIPRHDAQLYMNLYFERYPGVLQYMDETRQHAKEKGYVETVLGRRLYLPDIKASNGARRKGAERAAINAPMQGTAADIIKMAMLKVDEWITQHAKQDVHMMMQVHDELVFEIKEHLVEEYKEKIVSLMQQAANLSVPLVVEAGVGENWDEAH, encoded by the coding sequence ATGTCGAATAACCAAAATCCTCCGTTCATCCTGGTGGATGGATCGTCTTACCTTTTCCGTGCATTTCATGGGCTCCCTCCCCTTACCAATTCGAAAGGGCAAGATACGGGTGCGATCTATGGTGTGATCAACATGCTACGTAGCTTAATCAAGCAATATCATCCTTCGCATATTGCAGTTGTGTTTGATGCCAAAGGTAAAACCTTTCGTGACGAAATATATAAAGAGTATAAAGCTAACCGCCCTCAGATGCCCGACGAGCTCAGAAGCCAGATAGAACCGCTTCATAACATTATTCGAGCGATGGGTTTACCTATTATCATTGAAGATGGGGTTGAGGCTGATGATGTCATTGGCACACTGGCTCACGCCGCCACAGCAAAGGGAATTGATACGTTAATCAGCACCGGCGACAAAGATATGGCGCAGCTGGTAAATAAGCACGTCATGCTGATTAATACAATGACCAATCAGTTGTTGGATGTTGAAGGCGTAAAAGAGAAATTTGGTATTCCGCCGGAACTGGTGGTGGATTTCCTTGCGCTAAAAGGAGACAAAGTAGACAACATTCCCGGCGTACCGGGAGTGGGCGATAAAAGCGCGCAGGCTCTTTTAAATGGTATCGGCGGAATTGATGCCATTTACAAAAATCTGGATAAAATTGCCGATCTGGGATTCCGTGGCAGTAAGACTTTAGCAGTAAAAATGCAGGAGTACGAAGAACAAGCGCGGATCTCATACACGTTGGCAACTATCAGTCTGGATGTAAAACTGGAATATACGCCAGAGACCCTTACGCCCACACAACCTGATAACGACGCCCTCAAACACCTCTTTGCTGAATATGAATTCAAACGCTGGCATAGCGAAATAGCTTCAGAAGTGGCAGCTGATGCTTCTGCAAAAGAAAGTTCTGGTGCTGTAGCGCCAGACACCGCGCCTGTATCAGATATTAGCGCTGACAATTACGAAACAATTTTTTCCGAGGCAGATTTTGATCGGTGGCTGGAAAAGCTGAAAGCTGCACCACTGATAGCCTTTGATACGGAAACCACCAGTCTGGATTATATGGAAGCTCAACTGGTAGGCGTATCTTTTTGTACCGCACCTGGTGAAGCAGCCTATGTTCCGGTTGCTCATGATTACCCTGACGCGCCAGAACAACTCAATAGAGACTGGGTACTCGCTAAGCTCAAGCCTTTACTTGAAGATGAAAATATCAAAAAGGTTGGACAGCATATCAAGTACGATAAGAACGTGTTGGCTAACTACGATATCACTTTGCGCGGCATTGCCTTTGATACCATGCTGGAGTCTTACGTGCTGAACAGCACAGCCACACGCCACGATATGGATTCGCTGGCGTTAGCTTACCTTAGTCACAAAACTATTCATTTTGAAGAAATTGCTGGCAAAGGCGCAAAGCAGCTTACGTTTAATCAAATTGCGCTTGAAGAAGCCGCTCCCTATGCCGCAGAAGATGCTGATATTACATTTCGGCTACACCAGATTTTGTGGGAAAAACTTCGCAAAGAAGAAAAGCTTAAAACCATACTGGTCGATATAGAAGTGCCGCTGTCAAGTGTGTTATCTCGTATGGAACAATCCGGAGTATTAATTGACAGCCAGCAGCTTAAGCAGCAAAGCCAAACCTTGGCTAAGCGGATTATAGAGCTGGAAAAAGCGGTTCATGAACAAGCCGGCGAAACTTTTAATTTGGGTTCTACCAAGCAGCTCCAGCAAATTCTGTTTGAAAAGCTGGCGATACCGGTATTGAAGAAAACACCTAAAGGTGCGCCCTCTACATCTGAGGAAGTGCTACAGGAACTGGCTTTAGAGTACCCTATTCCCAAGATGATTATGGATTACCGGGGAATGACGAAGCTAAAAAGCACCTATACCGATAAGCTTCCGAAAATGATAAATCATCGCACGGGACGAGTGCACACTTCCTACCATCAAGCGGTTACCGCTACCGGAAGGCTTTCTTCTACCGATCCTAATCTACAGAACATACCTATTCGCACTGAAGAGGGTCGACGCGTGCGTCAGGCGTTTGTGCCCCGTGAAGGATACAAAATTGTTGCTGCGGACTATTCGCAAATTGAACTGCGGATAATGGCGCATCTCTCTCAGGATAAAGGTTTGCTCAGCGCATTTTCCGAAGGAAAAGACATTCATAAAGCAACCGCCGCTGAGGTTTTTGGTGTAGCGTTAGAAGACGTCACGAGCGACCAGCGGCGCAGCGCCAAAGCGATCAACTTTGGGCTGATTTACGGCATGTCTGCTTTCGGGTTGTCGCGACAACTAGCGATACCGCGCCACGATGCTCAGCTCTATATGAATCTTTATTTCGAACGTTACCCGGGCGTGTTGCAGTATATGGATGAAACCCGTCAGCATGCCAAAGAAAAAGGCTACGTAGAAACAGTACTTGGAAGACGTTTATATCTTCCCGACATTAAAGCCAGTAATGGTGCCCGCCGCAAAGGTGCTGAACGCGCGGCCATCAACGCGCCCATGCAAGGCACTGCAGCTGATATTATAAAAATGGCCATGTTGAAGGTCGATGAATGGATTACTCAACACGCTAAGCAGGACGTACATATGATGATGCAGGTTCACGATGAACTTGTTTTTGAAATAAAAGAGCACTTAGTCGAGGAGTATAAAGAGAAGATCGTTTCTCTGATGCAGCAAGCGGCTAATCTTTCTGTTCCTCTTGTAGTAGAAGCAGGAGTAGGAGAAAACTGGGATGAAGCACACTAA
- the elbB gene encoding isoprenoid biosynthesis glyoxalase ElbB produces MKKVAVILSGSGVFDGTEIHEAVLTLLAIRQHGGQYQCFAPDKSQLHVVNHLTGEEVVGESRNVLVESARIARGEIKPVTECKEEDFDAIILPGGFGAAKNLCTFATKGADCSVDEDVMAVCKAFAEAGKPAGYACIAPALAAAVYGNNVKLTIGDDEATAAGINKLGAQHVNCQVDDIVVDTEVKLVTTPAYMLAQDILEAHAGLNKMVQTVLGMQ; encoded by the coding sequence ATGAAAAAAGTTGCAGTCATTCTAAGTGGCAGTGGTGTCTTTGATGGCACAGAAATTCATGAAGCTGTGCTGACATTGTTGGCGATAAGACAGCATGGTGGGCAATACCAATGTTTTGCACCAGATAAAAGCCAATTGCATGTGGTAAATCATTTGACCGGTGAAGAAGTCGTAGGGGAGAGCCGTAATGTGTTGGTGGAGTCGGCCAGAATCGCGCGGGGAGAAATAAAGCCGGTAACTGAATGTAAGGAAGAAGACTTTGATGCCATTATTCTGCCAGGCGGATTTGGTGCAGCGAAGAATCTGTGTACCTTTGCGACGAAGGGCGCTGATTGCAGTGTAGATGAAGATGTTATGGCTGTATGCAAAGCGTTTGCTGAAGCCGGAAAACCTGCGGGTTACGCTTGCATCGCGCCAGCATTAGCTGCCGCAGTATATGGAAACAATGTTAAATTAACTATTGGAGATGATGAGGCCACCGCAGCAGGAATTAATAAGTTGGGCGCTCAACATGTAAATTGCCAAGTCGATGACATTGTTGTAGATACAGAAGTAAAACTGGTCACTACGCCCGCGTATATGCTTGCTCAAGACATTTTAGAAGCCCATGCAGGGCTGAATAAAATGGTTCAAACCGTACTGGGTATGCAGTAG
- a CDS encoding TrkH family potassium uptake protein translates to MHYRAIVRILGLLVALFSVNMIPPAVVSLIYGDGSGLPFILAFILCVLTGTAMWYPNRDHRKDLRAKEGFLIVVLFWTVLASFGAIPFILLEQPSMSVTDAFFESFSGLTTTGATVIQGIEFLPHSIQFYRQQLQWLGGMGIIVLAVAILPILGVGGMQLYRAEIPGPVKDSKMTPRIADTAKHLWYIYLMLTIACTLAYYLAGMGWFDAICHSFSTVAIGGFSTHDASLGYFDSPMVNVVAAVFLMIAALNFSLHYAAASSRSFKGYLGDPEFKAFLFIQVTLIVICFFVLVLTEYYTSAEEALDQALIQAVSISTTAGFATTDFSSWPSFLPILLIFASFIGGCASSTGGGLKVVRVLLLFLQGKREIDRLIHPKAVYSVKLGERAMPDRVVEAVWGFFSAYATVFVIIMIGMIATGLDNISAFTATAATLNNLGPGLGSVAASYSEVTDAGKWLLVTAMLFGRLEIFSLLVLFSPTFWRS, encoded by the coding sequence ATGCACTATCGTGCGATTGTACGTATTCTGGGATTGCTGGTCGCCCTATTTAGCGTAAACATGATCCCTCCAGCTGTTGTTTCTTTAATTTACGGCGACGGTAGCGGCCTGCCTTTCATTCTTGCATTCATTTTATGTGTGCTTACCGGCACGGCTATGTGGTACCCAAACCGGGATCATCGTAAAGATTTGCGCGCCAAGGAAGGGTTTCTTATCGTAGTGCTGTTCTGGACGGTGCTGGCTAGCTTCGGGGCGATCCCATTTATATTGCTTGAGCAGCCTTCGATGTCAGTCACCGATGCGTTTTTTGAATCGTTCTCTGGCCTCACGACTACTGGCGCGACGGTAATTCAGGGAATAGAGTTTTTGCCCCATTCCATTCAATTTTATCGCCAGCAGCTACAGTGGCTAGGCGGCATGGGTATCATTGTACTTGCCGTTGCCATATTACCGATTCTTGGGGTAGGGGGTATGCAGCTATATAGGGCGGAGATTCCGGGTCCGGTAAAAGATTCAAAGATGACGCCGCGGATTGCTGATACCGCTAAGCATCTCTGGTACATATACCTGATGCTGACTATCGCTTGTACTCTCGCTTATTATTTGGCGGGTATGGGATGGTTCGACGCCATTTGCCATTCCTTTTCTACTGTTGCCATCGGAGGTTTTTCTACGCATGATGCAAGCTTGGGCTATTTCGACAGTCCCATGGTCAACGTAGTTGCTGCAGTGTTTCTCATGATTGCTGCGCTCAATTTTTCTTTACACTATGCAGCCGCGAGCTCCCGCTCTTTTAAAGGGTATTTGGGTGACCCGGAATTTAAAGCATTTCTGTTCATACAGGTAACGCTTATCGTTATCTGCTTCTTTGTACTTGTGCTTACTGAATATTACACGTCCGCTGAAGAGGCGTTGGATCAGGCGTTAATTCAAGCTGTTTCTATTAGCACCACGGCGGGGTTTGCCACCACTGATTTCTCATCATGGCCTTCATTTTTGCCAATTCTATTAATATTCGCGAGCTTTATCGGCGGTTGCGCCAGTTCTACCGGCGGTGGGCTTAAAGTAGTGCGGGTGCTTCTGTTATTTTTACAAGGGAAGCGAGAAATCGATCGGCTCATCCATCCTAAAGCGGTTTATTCGGTTAAATTAGGTGAACGGGCAATGCCTGATCGCGTGGTAGAAGCAGTATGGGGTTTCTTTTCAGCCTACGCTACAGTCTTCGTTATTATTATGATTGGTATGATCGCTACAGGTTTAGACAATATTTCAGCCTTTACCGCGACCGCTGCAACGTTAAATAACTTAGGTCCAGGATTAGGTAGTGTGGCTGCTTCTTACTCCGAAGTCACCGACGCTGGAAAATGGTTACTGGTGACAGCAATGTTGTTTGGCCGGCTGGAAATATTTTCCTTGTTAGTTCTGTTCTCGCCCACCTTCTGGCGTAGCTAG
- the trkA gene encoding Trk system potassium transporter TrkA, protein MKIIILGAGQVGGTLAENLVGEKNEITVIDSDPNTLRVLQDRLDLQVVAGVGSHPDVLKKAGAEDADMLIAVTNSDESNMLACQVAYSLFKTPTKIARVRSEQYIIYQEQLYKQQNIPVDHIIAPEQLVTKAIKRLIDYPGALQVVEFAEGKASLVAVKAYYGGLLVGHALSALKEHMPNVETRVAAIYRRGRPIRPLGTTVIEADDEVFFIAATKHIRAVMSELQKLESSYKRIMIAGGGLIGAGLAKRLEHNHNVKLIEYSAERAQYLSAHLDKTIVFCGDASDPELLNEESIDRVDAFIAVTNDDEANIMSAMLAKRMGAQKAMVLIQRSAYVDLVQGGEIDIAFSPQQATISALLTHIRRGDIVNVYSLRRGAAEAIEAIAHGDENTSKVVGREIGDIKLPPGTTIGAVVRDEQVIIAHRDTVIEANDHVILFLVDKKYINDVEKLFQPSAFFFG, encoded by the coding sequence ATGAAGATCATCATCCTAGGCGCTGGACAAGTCGGCGGTACACTGGCAGAAAACCTGGTGGGTGAGAAAAATGAAATCACCGTTATTGATTCTGATCCAAATACGTTGCGTGTTCTGCAGGACAGACTGGATTTGCAGGTTGTTGCCGGAGTCGGTTCTCATCCAGATGTATTAAAGAAAGCCGGTGCCGAAGACGCCGATATGCTTATTGCTGTAACTAACAGTGATGAGAGTAACATGCTGGCGTGTCAGGTCGCCTATAGCCTCTTTAAAACCCCAACAAAAATAGCGCGGGTGCGTAGCGAACAATACATCATTTATCAGGAACAGCTGTATAAGCAGCAAAATATTCCCGTTGATCATATTATTGCACCTGAGCAATTAGTTACTAAAGCGATTAAGCGGCTCATCGATTATCCCGGAGCTTTGCAAGTGGTTGAATTTGCAGAGGGTAAAGCCAGCTTGGTAGCGGTGAAAGCTTATTATGGTGGGCTATTAGTAGGACACGCGTTATCAGCGCTTAAAGAACACATGCCCAATGTAGAAACTCGCGTAGCCGCTATATACCGTCGCGGCAGGCCAATTCGCCCGCTGGGCACCACAGTAATTGAAGCTGACGATGAAGTTTTTTTTATTGCGGCAACAAAGCACATTCGTGCCGTAATGAGTGAACTGCAAAAGCTGGAATCCAGCTATAAGCGTATTATGATAGCCGGTGGCGGTTTAATAGGCGCCGGGCTGGCCAAACGTTTAGAACACAATCATAACGTAAAACTTATTGAGTACAGTGCTGAACGGGCGCAGTATCTCTCAGCTCATTTAGATAAAACCATTGTCTTTTGTGGCGATGCATCCGACCCGGAATTATTAAACGAAGAAAGTATCGATCGCGTCGATGCTTTCATTGCTGTCACCAATGATGACGAAGCCAACATCATGTCTGCAATGCTTGCCAAACGAATGGGTGCGCAAAAAGCTATGGTGCTGATTCAACGTAGCGCCTATGTAGATTTGGTTCAAGGTGGTGAAATTGATATTGCCTTTTCTCCCCAGCAAGCCACCATCTCGGCGTTACTTACTCACATTCGACGGGGCGACATAGTTAATGTGTACTCACTTCGCCGGGGCGCAGCAGAAGCTATAGAAGCTATTGCTCATGGCGATGAAAATACATCGAAAGTGGTAGGCCGGGAAATCGGTGATATTAAGTTACCACCCGGCACCACGATTGGCGCTGTAGTACGTGATGAGCAGGTGATTATTGCGCATCGCGATACTGTCATCGAAGCCAATGATCATGTCATTCTTTTCCTGGTAGATAAGAAATACATTAACGATGTAGAGAAGCTGTTTCAGCCCAGCGCGTTCTTTTTTGGTTAA
- the rsmB gene encoding 16S rRNA (cytosine(967)-C(5))-methyltransferase RsmB, which translates to MNVPLPRQKNLRADTAWVIYQVLEAGRSSTSCLEKVQRRHGPRDNAWIQEMSMGVLRQLPLLQTWLRVLLDRPLKGNKKILEHLILLGLYQLAFSRVSTHAAVGETVNAASYLDGTSLKGLVNAVLRNFERQKLNEEPVTDPIIKSGLPKWLYKQILQAYPTQLDEIVEQTNTVAPIWLRVNTAKLTREQFALALDKQSVNYHIVETHPSALILETRTDITALPGFNEGWFAVQDGAAQLAAAYLAPQPGERILDCCAAPGGKTGHIMEIQPQLLQCIALDNDELRMARVRQNMQRLNHNPTIITGDAAAPAGWWDGKPFDRILLDAPCSATGVIRRHPDIRWLRNAADITTLVSLQEDILHALWPLLKDGGTLLYATCSILPAENSQQIAKFLHSHSDATLIPLSDTETPQNPGRQILPGEHHMDGFYYARLVKSLS; encoded by the coding sequence ATGAACGTACCCCTTCCTCGCCAAAAGAATCTTCGTGCTGATACCGCCTGGGTAATTTACCAGGTATTAGAGGCTGGCAGATCTTCAACAAGTTGCTTAGAGAAAGTGCAGCGCCGGCATGGTCCTCGCGATAACGCCTGGATTCAGGAAATGTCTATGGGCGTACTTCGGCAATTACCGCTCCTGCAAACCTGGCTACGTGTTTTATTAGATCGTCCCCTTAAAGGTAATAAGAAGATACTGGAGCATCTTATTCTGCTGGGTTTATACCAGCTTGCTTTTTCACGTGTTTCAACTCACGCCGCTGTAGGAGAAACAGTAAATGCAGCGTCGTATCTTGATGGTACATCGTTAAAAGGTCTGGTAAATGCTGTGCTGCGAAATTTCGAGCGTCAAAAGCTAAACGAAGAACCCGTTACCGATCCCATTATAAAAAGTGGCTTACCTAAGTGGTTGTATAAACAAATTTTACAGGCGTATCCCACTCAATTGGATGAAATTGTTGAGCAAACCAATACCGTTGCGCCGATCTGGTTAAGAGTAAACACTGCAAAACTCACCCGCGAGCAATTTGCGTTAGCGCTAGATAAACAAAGCGTGAACTACCACATTGTAGAAACGCACCCCAGCGCCTTAATATTAGAGACTCGTACCGATATTACTGCGTTGCCCGGATTTAACGAAGGCTGGTTTGCCGTGCAGGATGGCGCTGCACAGTTAGCGGCCGCCTATTTAGCGCCGCAGCCTGGAGAACGTATACTCGATTGCTGCGCGGCCCCCGGCGGTAAAACGGGTCATATTATGGAAATACAACCTCAGCTTTTACAATGTATTGCGCTGGACAATGATGAACTGCGTATGGCGCGAGTGCGGCAAAACATGCAGCGGCTCAATCACAACCCAACCATTATTACCGGTGATGCTGCTGCCCCTGCCGGCTGGTGGGATGGTAAGCCGTTTGATCGCATACTGCTGGATGCTCCCTGTTCTGCAACCGGTGTAATTCGCCGCCACCCAGATATTCGCTGGCTACGCAATGCAGCAGATATCACTACGCTGGTCTCGCTGCAGGAAGATATTTTACATGCCCTTTGGCCGTTACTAAAGGACGGTGGAACGCTATTGTATGCGACCTGTTCTATTCTTCCCGCTGAAAATTCCCAGCAAATAGCCAAATTTTTACACTCTCATTCTGATGCGACTTTAATTCCTCTTTCCGATACAGAAACACCACAAAATCCAGGTCGTCAAATCTTGCCTGGAGAACACCATATGGATGGCTTCTACTACGCGAGGCTGGTAAAGTCGTTGTCTTGA
- the fmt gene encoding methionyl-tRNA formyltransferase, translating into MSHPLRVIFAGTPDFAAKHLQALLASHHQVVAVYTQPDRPAGRGKKLTASPVKQLAQEHNITVYQPQTLKTADAQAELKNINADIMVVVAYGLILPKAVLDTPPQGCINVHGSILPKWRGAAPIQRAIWAGDDETGITIMQMDEGLDTGAMLHVARLPVTADDTSATLYEKLAELGPQALITVLDNLSSLQPSAQDNDAATYAKKLSKEEALIDWNDDAVQIERNIRAFNPWPVAWMQVGQENVKVWQASVLQETSTASPGTVLRAGKQGIVIATGTKPLQLELIQIPGKKALSAADVLNARQNWFKPGTLIGENT; encoded by the coding sequence GTGTCCCATCCACTTCGCGTTATATTTGCTGGTACGCCTGATTTCGCTGCAAAGCACCTTCAGGCGTTACTTGCCTCTCACCACCAAGTCGTTGCTGTTTATACTCAACCTGATCGTCCCGCGGGGCGCGGTAAAAAGCTAACCGCGAGTCCGGTTAAGCAACTGGCGCAGGAGCATAATATTACGGTTTATCAGCCGCAAACTTTAAAAACTGCTGATGCGCAGGCTGAGCTTAAAAATATCAACGCCGACATTATGGTAGTGGTTGCTTACGGTTTAATACTCCCAAAAGCGGTACTTGATACCCCGCCGCAAGGCTGTATTAATGTTCACGGCTCTATATTACCTAAATGGCGTGGCGCAGCCCCTATTCAGCGAGCAATTTGGGCAGGCGACGATGAAACCGGCATAACGATTATGCAGATGGATGAAGGTCTGGACACTGGCGCTATGTTACATGTAGCCCGTTTGCCTGTTACCGCCGATGATACCAGTGCTACACTTTACGAAAAGCTGGCCGAACTCGGTCCTCAAGCCCTCATTACAGTGCTTGATAACCTGTCCTCGCTACAGCCGAGCGCGCAAGATAACGACGCTGCAACTTACGCAAAAAAGTTATCTAAAGAAGAAGCATTAATAGACTGGAACGACGACGCCGTTCAAATAGAACGTAATATACGAGCCTTTAATCCCTGGCCTGTTGCGTGGATGCAGGTAGGGCAGGAAAACGTTAAAGTATGGCAGGCTTCTGTGTTACAGGAGACATCTACCGCTTCCCCCGGCACCGTACTTCGCGCTGGCAAACAAGGCATTGTTATTGCCACTGGCACTAAGCCTTTACAATTGGAGTTAATCCAGATTCCTGGCAAAAAAGCGTTATCGGCAGCAGATGTTCTCAATGCCCGCCAAAACTGGTTTAAACCCGGCACCCTTATTGGCGAAAATACGTAG
- the def gene encoding peptide deformylase: MAILDVLSFPDERLRTVAAPVTEVNEEIKQLIADMFDTMRDEKGIGLAATQVDRHVRVVVMDVSEDQNEPRVFINPEIIVKEGNTISEEGCLSVPGNYAKVERAEKVKVSALDAEGQPFELEAEGLLAICIQHELDHLKGVLFVDYLSPLKRQRIRKKLEKEARLAAK; this comes from the coding sequence ATGGCAATATTAGATGTACTTAGTTTCCCTGACGAAAGGCTGCGTACTGTTGCAGCTCCGGTGACAGAGGTAAACGAAGAAATTAAGCAGCTTATCGCTGATATGTTCGACACCATGCGTGACGAAAAAGGTATTGGCCTTGCCGCTACGCAAGTGGATCGTCACGTGCGTGTGGTGGTAATGGATGTATCTGAAGATCAGAATGAACCGCGTGTATTCATAAACCCCGAAATTATCGTAAAAGAAGGCAATACAATCAGTGAAGAAGGTTGTCTTTCTGTTCCGGGCAACTATGCGAAAGTGGAGCGTGCGGAAAAAGTAAAGGTTTCTGCGCTTGACGCTGAAGGTCAACCGTTTGAACTCGAAGCAGAAGGGCTTTTAGCCATTTGCATTCAGCATGAATTGGATCATCTTAAAGGCGTATTATTTGTGGATTATCTTTCACCACTTAAACGTCAGCGCATTCGTAAAAAGCTAGAAAAAGAAGCCCGACTCGCGGCTAAATAA
- a CDS encoding LysM peptidoglycan-binding domain-containing protein: MTHWLKRWRKHGLLAMIGALLLVPVSFAYAVTIKENAPKTYTVQQNDTLWDIASLFLDKPWLWPDLWRKNTQIANPHLIYPGDVLTIRMVDGLPVMQVAREKKHLTLSPTMIKQAKPVPIGILPWAAIAPYINKNELIEEDEYEKLPYILGNPTGSMRFVSDDLVLSRSYGRSNDQYRVVRKQATIKDLEGEVLGVQIHHVADASMVEDDVPQQWLIKVDQSNFEARRGDRLFSGEFTNAQNLKIQAARDQRGHVVDNLHQHELLGRHDVVIVDLGAADVDPGMVMGIYAQGPDIIDGETPRYANESNAVYSIFDDGSTVVQPAIKIGELIIFKTYDKASYGIITRARELVKIGAIVANP; encoded by the coding sequence ATGACACATTGGTTGAAAAGATGGCGCAAGCATGGCCTGCTGGCAATGATCGGCGCATTATTGTTGGTACCTGTATCATTCGCTTACGCTGTCACGATAAAGGAAAATGCGCCTAAAACCTATACAGTACAACAGAACGATACCCTTTGGGACATCGCCAGCTTGTTTCTGGATAAGCCTTGGTTATGGCCAGATTTATGGCGAAAAAATACGCAGATCGCAAATCCTCATCTTATTTATCCTGGCGATGTGTTAACTATTCGGATGGTAGATGGGCTACCGGTGATGCAGGTTGCCCGTGAGAAAAAGCATCTCACTTTGTCTCCCACTATGATTAAACAAGCTAAACCCGTCCCGATAGGCATCTTGCCGTGGGCGGCCATTGCTCCCTACATCAATAAAAATGAATTAATAGAAGAGGACGAGTACGAAAAGTTGCCGTACATACTGGGTAACCCTACAGGTAGCATGCGCTTTGTTAGCGACGATTTAGTACTTAGTCGAAGCTACGGCCGTTCTAACGATCAGTACCGGGTTGTGCGCAAGCAGGCTACTATAAAAGACCTGGAAGGCGAGGTGCTGGGGGTGCAGATTCATCACGTTGCCGATGCCAGCATGGTTGAGGATGATGTTCCACAGCAATGGCTTATCAAAGTTGATCAATCCAACTTCGAAGCCCGTCGCGGTGACCGTCTATTTTCCGGTGAGTTTACCAACGCACAAAACTTAAAAATTCAGGCGGCGCGAGATCAGCGGGGCCATGTTGTGGATAATCTGCATCAGCATGAGCTGCTGGGTAGACATGATGTTGTCATTGTTGACTTAGGTGCCGCGGACGTGGACCCCGGAATGGTAATGGGCATCTACGCACAAGGACCAGATATCATTGATGGCGAAACGCCACGCTACGCGAATGAAAGCAATGCCGTATACAGCATATTTGATGATGGCTCTACGGTAGTACAGCCGGCAATAAAAATTGGCGAGCTGATTATTTTCAAGACATATGATAAAGCAAGTTACGGCATTATTACTCGTGCCAGAGAGTTAGTAAAAATCGGCGCGATTGTCGCAAATCCATAA